The Kluyvera intermedia genome window below encodes:
- a CDS encoding DUF1127 domain-containing protein, which produces MEFHENRAKQPFIGFVLVWRFIKKLVVVWRTRRVLQGMSDEQLKDVGLRRDEVG; this is translated from the coding sequence ATGGAATTTCATGAGAATCGGGCAAAACAGCCGTTTATCGGCTTTGTACTGGTGTGGCGGTTTATCAAAAAACTGGTCGTTGTGTGGCGAACACGTCGCGTATTGCAGGGAATGAGCGATGAACAGCTTAAAGATGTCGGGCTGCGTCGAGATGAAGTGGGTTAA
- a CDS encoding DUF2164 domain-containing protein: MSTEITLTPAEREKLRDQLTDYCTRQFDLELEQFDAEFFIDFIIDKLGPAFYNAGIDEAIRTHLAWSERIQEEMDLKKIL; encoded by the coding sequence ATGAGCACGGAAATCACCCTCACCCCCGCCGAACGCGAAAAGCTGCGCGATCAGCTGACCGACTACTGCACCAGACAGTTCGACCTCGAGCTGGAGCAGTTCGACGCGGAGTTCTTTATCGATTTTATTATCGACAAGCTGGGGCCGGCCTTTTATAACGCCGGGATCGATGAGGCGATTCGCACGCATTTGGCGTGGAGCGAGCGCATTCAGGAAGAGATGGATCTGAAGAAAATTCTATGA
- a CDS encoding ABC transporter substrate-binding protein — MKNVRIKAICCVLGLGMLCPAISYSATELRMSWWGGNQRHQATTEAIKAFEAQNPDVKINTEPSGWDGYLSRLSTQLAGNTEPDVMQINWNWLVMFSKNGDGFYDINRQAGVIDLSQFSRQGMQLVTVNGKLNGVPVAMTGRSMYYNPVLWKKAGVAYPQTWEQMIAAGPVFKKTLGDDYYPFILANHDTTIMTFLNSYMVQKYNIPMIDPQKKTFNYSREQWLDYFGMYKKLVDNHVIPSMKYLSSFGKANAWEIKPWLDGKIGGVHTWSTDGTFAGSLRAPAHLEVGPYPMLPGATDAGIFFKPSMMFSIGKNSRHPELAAKLINFLLNDPQGVKAMGLQRGVPLSAEAVKVLQQDGVLDSSQIQVQGLAQVEKLAGSIEPSPWFENPQLLSYFLDAVQRYDYGQLTLEQLADEFPQRAQRVLKKIM; from the coding sequence ATGAAAAATGTGCGGATAAAAGCCATATGTTGCGTTTTGGGCCTGGGAATGTTGTGTCCGGCGATAAGCTATTCAGCCACTGAATTACGTATGTCGTGGTGGGGCGGTAACCAGCGTCATCAGGCAACCACCGAGGCGATAAAAGCCTTTGAAGCGCAAAACCCTGACGTCAAAATCAATACTGAGCCCAGCGGCTGGGATGGTTATCTCTCACGCCTAAGTACTCAACTGGCGGGCAATACCGAGCCGGATGTGATGCAAATTAACTGGAACTGGCTGGTGATGTTTTCTAAAAACGGTGACGGTTTCTATGATATCAACCGCCAGGCGGGCGTTATCGATCTCAGTCAGTTCTCCCGTCAGGGTATGCAACTGGTCACGGTGAATGGCAAACTTAACGGCGTGCCGGTCGCCATGACCGGGCGGTCGATGTACTACAACCCGGTGCTGTGGAAAAAAGCTGGCGTGGCGTACCCGCAAACCTGGGAGCAGATGATCGCCGCAGGGCCGGTGTTTAAAAAAACGCTTGGCGATGATTATTACCCGTTTATCCTCGCCAACCATGACACCACCATCATGACGTTTCTGAACTCCTACATGGTGCAGAAATACAATATCCCAATGATTGACCCGCAGAAAAAGACCTTCAACTACAGCCGCGAGCAGTGGCTCGACTATTTCGGCATGTACAAAAAACTGGTGGATAACCACGTTATTCCGTCGATGAAATACCTGTCGTCATTCGGCAAAGCCAACGCCTGGGAAATTAAACCGTGGCTCGACGGCAAGATTGGCGGCGTTCACACCTGGAGTACCGACGGCACGTTTGCCGGAAGCCTGCGTGCCCCTGCCCATCTGGAAGTGGGACCGTATCCGATGCTCCCCGGCGCGACCGATGCCGGTATTTTCTTTAAACCGTCGATGATGTTCTCCATTGGTAAGAACAGCCGTCACCCGGAGCTGGCGGCTAAGCTGATTAACTTCCTGCTGAACGACCCGCAGGGCGTGAAGGCCATGGGCTTACAGCGCGGCGTGCCGCTGAGCGCGGAGGCGGTGAAAGTGCTGCAACAAGACGGCGTGCTGGATAGCAGCCAGATTCAGGTGCAGGGGCTGGCGCAGGTTGAAAAGCTGGCGGGCAGCATTGAGCCGTCGCCGTGGTTCGAAAATCCTCAGCTACTGTCGTATTTTCTCGACGCGGTACAGCGCTACGACTACGGGCAACTGACCCTCGAACAGCTGGCCGATGAATTCCCGCAGCGCGCACAGCGTGTACTGAAAAAGATCATGTGA
- a CDS encoding PLP-dependent aminotransferase family protein, with amino-acid sequence MTRYQHLANLLAERIEQGLYRHGEKLPSVRSLSQEHGVSISTVQQAYQTLEQRQLITPQPRSGYFVAPQKAQPPVPPMSRPVQRPVEITQWDQVLNMLDARNDKSIIPFGGGSPDVTQPSLKPLWREMSRVIQHNIIDVLSYDELAGRRELREQIARLMLDGGSVVTADDLIITSGCHSALSLALLSVCQPGDIIAVESPTYYGTMQLLRGLGLKAIEIPTDPNTGISVEALEMALDQWPIKGVILVPNCNNPQGFIMPDARKRAVLSLAQRYDIVIFEDDIYGELATDYPRPRTIHSWDIDGRVMLCSSFTKTIAPGLRIGWIAPGRYYDRLLQMKYAANGTNVPSTQLAASNFIREGHYHRHVRRMRQIYQRNMGIYTCWLREFFPCGICVTRPTGGYMLWVELPEQVDMVCVAKQLCRMKIQVAPGSLFSASGKYRNCLRINCALPPIEKHREVMVQLGEAVKVAME; translated from the coding sequence ATGACGCGTTACCAACATCTGGCCAACCTGCTGGCCGAGCGAATTGAACAAGGCCTGTATCGCCATGGTGAGAAACTACCTTCTGTGCGCAGCCTGAGTCAGGAGCACGGCGTCAGCATCAGTACCGTGCAGCAGGCGTATCAGACACTGGAACAGCGCCAGCTGATCACCCCGCAGCCGCGTTCCGGCTACTTCGTGGCGCCGCAAAAAGCACAGCCACCGGTGCCACCGATGTCGCGCCCGGTACAGCGTCCGGTGGAGATCACCCAGTGGGATCAGGTGCTGAACATGCTCGACGCCCGCAACGACAAATCAATCATCCCCTTCGGCGGTGGTTCGCCTGACGTCACCCAGCCCAGCCTGAAACCACTGTGGCGCGAGATGAGCCGCGTTATACAACACAACATCATCGACGTGCTGAGCTACGACGAACTGGCCGGTCGCCGCGAATTGCGTGAACAGATTGCCCGCCTGATGCTCGATGGCGGATCGGTGGTCACCGCCGACGATCTGATCATCACCAGCGGCTGCCACAGCGCGCTGTCGCTGGCGTTGCTGTCGGTGTGCCAGCCCGGCGACATTATCGCCGTTGAATCCCCCACCTATTACGGCACCATGCAGCTCCTGCGCGGCTTAGGGTTAAAAGCGATTGAGATCCCAACCGATCCCAACACCGGGATCAGCGTTGAAGCCCTGGAAATGGCGCTGGATCAGTGGCCGATCAAAGGGGTGATCCTCGTACCCAACTGCAACAACCCACAGGGTTTTATCATGCCCGATGCCCGAAAGCGCGCGGTGCTAAGCCTTGCCCAGCGCTACGATATCGTGATTTTTGAGGATGATATTTACGGCGAACTCGCGACCGACTACCCACGCCCGCGCACCATTCACTCGTGGGATATCGACGGCCGGGTGATGCTGTGCAGCTCATTCACCAAGACCATCGCGCCCGGCCTGCGTATCGGCTGGATCGCCCCCGGTCGCTACTACGATCGGCTGTTACAGATGAAGTACGCCGCCAACGGCACCAACGTTCCCTCCACCCAACTGGCGGCGTCGAACTTTATTCGCGAAGGGCACTATCATCGCCACGTGCGGCGGATGCGCCAGATCTACCAGCGCAATATGGGGATTTACACCTGCTGGCTGCGCGAGTTTTTCCCGTGCGGGATTTGCGTCACTCGCCCAACCGGCGGCTATATGCTGTGGGTGGAACTGCCCGAGCAGGTGGATATGGTGTGCGTGGCGAAGCAGTTGTGTCGAATGAAGATCCAGGTGGCACCGGGATCGCTGTTTTCGGCATCAGGGAAGTATCGGAACTGCTTAAGGATCAACTGCGCGCTGCCACCGATTGAGAAGCATCGTGAGGTGATGGTGCAGTTGGGGGAGGCGGTGAAGGTGGCGATGGAGTGA
- a CDS encoding glycoside hydrolase family 105 protein: protein MSQLLKETILSKLDTLFNEVIVVRTNDAELKKQKVIASDLSIENWDWSQGVGIYGIWRLYQITREPRYLAYLNGWFARRQAEGLPEKNINRMAPMLTATCMAAELGETGWLADIAEYADWIDKRLLRTQENGFTHCTSDHLNEEQLWVDTLFMSGLFHAKASQLLGQPQYMDDVAYQFLLHIKYLVDRRSGLWMHGWSFIDRNNYGAALWGRGNGWAAVGSVDFLEMATQETANSRFIREAFIRQMQAAVHYQHSNGMWSTLIDHPESYQEASGTAGLTYALLKGARLGLLDDRCRDAGWAGVQALIARISEQGEVADVSAGTSVGRDLQHYLDIRVRQRAYGQSLAMLALGEALAHLNS from the coding sequence ATGTCGCAATTATTAAAAGAGACCATTTTAAGCAAGCTGGATACGCTGTTTAATGAAGTGATTGTGGTGCGCACTAACGACGCCGAGCTTAAAAAACAGAAGGTTATCGCTTCCGACCTGTCGATTGAAAACTGGGACTGGTCGCAGGGCGTGGGGATTTACGGCATCTGGCGTTTGTACCAGATTACCCGCGAACCCCGCTATCTGGCATACCTGAACGGCTGGTTTGCCCGTCGGCAGGCGGAAGGGCTACCGGAGAAGAATATTAACCGCATGGCGCCCATGCTGACCGCAACCTGTATGGCCGCCGAACTGGGCGAAACGGGCTGGCTGGCGGATATCGCCGAGTATGCTGACTGGATCGACAAGCGGCTGCTGCGCACTCAGGAAAACGGCTTTACCCACTGCACCAGCGACCATCTGAATGAAGAACAACTGTGGGTCGACACGCTGTTTATGAGCGGTCTGTTCCACGCCAAAGCCTCGCAACTGCTGGGCCAGCCGCAGTACATGGATGATGTGGCGTATCAATTTTTACTGCACATCAAATACCTCGTCGACCGCCGCAGCGGGCTGTGGATGCACGGCTGGAGCTTTATCGATCGCAATAACTACGGTGCAGCGCTGTGGGGACGCGGCAACGGCTGGGCGGCAGTAGGCAGCGTTGATTTTCTCGAGATGGCGACTCAGGAGACGGCAAATAGCCGTTTTATCCGCGAGGCGTTTATTCGTCAAATGCAGGCGGCGGTGCATTACCAGCACAGCAACGGTATGTGGTCGACCCTGATTGATCACCCAGAAAGCTATCAGGAAGCATCGGGAACCGCTGGGCTGACCTACGCGCTGTTAAAAGGCGCGCGTCTTGGCCTGTTGGATGACCGCTGTCGGGATGCTGGCTGGGCGGGCGTGCAGGCGCTGATTGCGCGTATTAGTGAACAAGGGGAAGTGGCGGATGTGTCGGCAGGAACGTCGGTAGGGCGGGATCTTCAGCACTATCTGGACATTCGCGTTCGTCAGCGCGCCTACGGGCAGTCGCTGGCCATGTTGGCATTAGGGGAAGCGCTTGCCCATTTGAACTCGTAA
- a CDS encoding TauD/TfdA dioxygenase family protein, with amino-acid sequence MTAVNTADTDFPLLNVRRVAGNIGAEIRDIRLSASLDADTFAQLDAALVKYKVLFFRQQNQLTDAEHQAFGARFGKIVAHPTVPAPEGTKLFELDASKGGGRADSWHTDVTFVDAFPKISILRGVTIPEYGGDTVWANTARAYEQLPETLKRFVDTLRAVHSNDYDYGAERTVVETHRLAHHQKVFVSSLWEAEHPVVHVHPVSGERALLLGHFVKRLVGFSSRESAQLFELLQNRITRLDNTVRWQWQQGDVVIWDNRSTQHYAVNDYSTQPRVVRRVTVEGEIAVGVDGSKSRTISRPQDAANGEGAVGKVS; translated from the coding sequence ATGACTGCTGTGAACACTGCTGATACCGATTTTCCTTTACTGAACGTACGCCGCGTGGCGGGCAATATCGGCGCGGAGATCCGCGATATTCGCCTTTCCGCGAGCCTGGATGCTGACACCTTCGCCCAGCTCGACGCCGCACTGGTCAAATATAAAGTGCTGTTCTTCCGCCAGCAAAATCAGCTCACCGACGCCGAACACCAGGCCTTCGGCGCGCGCTTCGGCAAAATCGTCGCCCACCCAACCGTTCCCGCACCGGAAGGCACTAAACTGTTTGAACTCGACGCCTCCAAAGGCGGTGGCCGCGCCGACTCGTGGCACACCGACGTCACCTTCGTTGACGCCTTCCCGAAAATTTCCATCCTGCGTGGCGTCACCATCCCGGAATACGGCGGCGACACCGTGTGGGCCAACACCGCCCGCGCCTACGAACAGTTGCCGGAGACGCTCAAGCGCTTCGTCGACACCCTGCGCGCGGTACACAGCAATGACTATGACTACGGTGCTGAACGCACTGTCGTCGAAACGCACCGCCTGGCGCATCACCAGAAAGTGTTTGTCTCTTCACTGTGGGAAGCCGAGCACCCGGTGGTTCACGTTCACCCGGTCAGCGGCGAACGCGCGCTGCTGCTGGGGCACTTCGTCAAACGGCTGGTGGGCTTTAGCTCGCGGGAATCCGCACAGTTATTCGAGCTGTTGCAAAACCGCATCACCCGTCTCGACAACACCGTGCGCTGGCAGTGGCAGCAGGGCGATGTGGTGATTTGGGACAACCGCAGCACCCAGCACTACGCGGTGAACGACTACAGCACCCAGCCGCGCGTGGTGCGCCGGGTAACGGTGGAAGGGGAGATTGCGGTGGGGGTGGATGGCAGCAAAAGCCGCACGATTTCACGACCGCAGGATGCGGCAAATGGGGAAGGGGCGGTGGGTAAGGTATCGTAA
- the btsT gene encoding pyruvate/proton symporter BtsT, protein MDTKKLFKHIPWVILGIIGAFCLSVVALRRGEHVSALWIVVASVSVYLVAYRYYSLYIAQKVMKLDPTRATPAVINNDGLNYVPTNRYVLFGHHFAAIAGAGPLVGPVLAAQMGYLPGTLWLLAGVVLAGAVQDFMVLFISTRRNGSSLGEMVKEEMGRVPGSIALFGCFLIMIIILAVLALIVVKALAESPWGVFTVCSTVPIALFMGIYMRFIRPGRVGEVSIMGIILLVASIYFGGVIAHDPYWGPALTFKDTTITFALIGYAFISALLPVWLILAPRDYLATFLKIGVIVGLALGIVILNPDLKMPAVTQYIDGTGPLWKGAMFPFLFITIACGAVSGFHALISSGTTPKLLANENDARLIGYGAMLMESFVAIMALVAASIIEPGLYFAMNTPPAGLGITMPNLHEMGGENAAMIAAQLKDVTVHAAATVSSWGFVITPEQILQTAKDIGEPSVLNRAGGAPTLAVGIAHVFHKVLPMADMGFWYHFGILFEALFILTALDAGTRAGRFMLQDLLGNFVPFLKKTDSLVAGIVATAGCVGLWGYLLYQGVVDPLGGVKSLWPLFGISNQMLAAVALVLGTVVLIKMKRSKYIWVTTIPAVWLLICTTWALGLKLFSTNPQMEGFFYMAGQYKEKIAAGGELTAQQVANMNHIVINNYTNAGLSILFLVVVYSIIFYGFKTWMQVRNSDKRTDKETPYVPVPEGGVKTSSHH, encoded by the coding sequence ATGGATACTAAAAAGCTATTCAAGCACATACCCTGGGTGATTCTCGGAATCATCGGTGCGTTTTGCCTTTCGGTCGTCGCCCTGCGCCGCGGTGAGCACGTCAGTGCCCTGTGGATCGTCGTGGCGTCGGTTTCTGTTTATCTGGTGGCGTATCGCTACTACAGCCTCTACATCGCCCAGAAGGTGATGAAACTTGACCCGACGCGTGCGACGCCAGCGGTCATTAATAACGACGGCCTGAACTACGTGCCGACCAACCGCTACGTGCTGTTCGGCCACCACTTCGCCGCTATCGCCGGTGCCGGTCCGCTGGTCGGCCCGGTTCTGGCCGCACAGATGGGCTACCTGCCGGGAACCCTGTGGCTGCTGGCGGGCGTGGTGCTCGCGGGTGCAGTGCAGGACTTTATGGTGCTGTTTATCTCCACGCGCCGTAACGGTTCGTCGCTGGGTGAAATGGTCAAAGAAGAGATGGGCCGTGTACCGGGTTCTATCGCCCTGTTCGGCTGCTTCCTGATTATGATTATCATCCTGGCGGTGCTGGCGTTAATCGTGGTGAAAGCGCTGGCGGAAAGCCCGTGGGGCGTGTTCACCGTCTGCTCGACCGTGCCGATTGCGCTGTTTATGGGTATCTACATGCGCTTTATCCGCCCGGGTCGCGTGGGTGAAGTGTCGATCATGGGGATTATCCTGCTGGTGGCCTCCATTTACTTCGGCGGCGTGATTGCTCACGACCCGTACTGGGGTCCGGCGCTGACCTTTAAAGACACCACCATCACCTTCGCGCTGATTGGCTACGCCTTTATCTCCGCGCTGCTGCCGGTGTGGCTGATTCTGGCCCCGCGTGACTACCTCGCCACCTTCCTGAAAATTGGCGTGATCGTCGGCCTGGCGCTGGGTATTGTTATCCTAAACCCTGATCTGAAAATGCCTGCAGTGACCCAGTACATCGACGGTACCGGCCCGCTGTGGAAAGGCGCGATGTTCCCGTTCCTGTTTATCACCATCGCGTGTGGCGCCGTCTCTGGCTTCCATGCGCTGATCTCCTCCGGTACTACACCGAAACTGCTGGCAAACGAGAACGACGCTCGCTTGATCGGTTACGGTGCAATGCTGATGGAATCCTTCGTGGCGATTATGGCGCTGGTCGCAGCTTCCATTATCGAGCCAGGTTTGTACTTCGCGATGAACACCCCGCCAGCGGGCCTTGGCATTACCATGCCAAACCTGCATGAAATGGGCGGTGAGAACGCGGCGATGATTGCGGCACAGTTGAAAGATGTCACCGTACATGCGGCAGCAACCGTCAGCTCCTGGGGCTTCGTCATTACCCCTGAGCAAATCCTACAAACGGCGAAAGATATCGGCGAACCGTCGGTTCTGAACCGCGCAGGCGGCGCACCAACGCTGGCTGTGGGTATCGCACACGTGTTCCACAAAGTCCTGCCGATGGCCGATATGGGCTTCTGGTATCACTTCGGTATTCTGTTTGAAGCGCTGTTTATCCTTACCGCACTGGACGCGGGTACCCGTGCCGGTCGCTTTATGCTGCAGGATTTGCTGGGTAACTTCGTGCCGTTCCTGAAGAAAACCGACTCTCTGGTGGCGGGTATTGTTGCTACCGCGGGTTGTGTGGGTCTTTGGGGTTACCTGCTGTATCAAGGCGTGGTCGACCCGCTGGGCGGCGTGAAGAGCCTGTGGCCGCTGTTCGGTATTTCTAACCAGATGCTGGCGGCAGTAGCGCTGGTTCTGGGTACAGTTGTGTTGATTAAGATGAAACGCTCCAAATACATCTGGGTCACCACGATTCCAGCGGTATGGCTGCTTATCTGCACCACCTGGGCGCTGGGCCTGAAATTGTTCAGCACTAACCCGCAGATGGAAGGCTTCTTCTACATGGCGGGCCAGTACAAAGAGAAGATTGCTGCCGGTGGTGAGTTGACCGCTCAGCAGGTCGCTAACATGAACCATATCGTTATCAACAACTACACCAACGCAGGCCTGAGTATTCTGTTCCTGGTGGTGGTGTACAGCATCATCTTCTACGGCTTCAAAACCTGGATGCAGGTGCGCAATAGCGATAAACGTACCGACAAAGAAACACCGTATGTGCCGGTACCGGAAGGCGGTGTGAAGACCTCTTCACACCACTAA
- a CDS encoding YfaZ family outer membrane protein yields MKKLNILILSALTAVSGSALAMGGSIEQGKNFTNLNVEMGKSTSGLYAEGNWLKNTDDGTQTGGVGAGYNLEVGPVMLNAGAKAIYLGPKKGDNGVAFPIGGGVSVALTDSINVFGEGYVAPNGLNNSVKNYVEANGGVSWTPIKPVTLKVGYRHVSVDGKDGRPGHTLVDGAYVGGGVSF; encoded by the coding sequence ATGAAAAAGCTTAATATCCTTATCCTTTCCGCTCTGACCGCTGTATCTGGCTCCGCACTGGCAATGGGTGGCAGCATTGAGCAAGGCAAAAACTTCACCAACCTGAATGTTGAGATGGGTAAATCCACCTCTGGCCTGTATGCCGAAGGTAACTGGCTTAAAAATACCGACGACGGTACCCAGACCGGCGGCGTGGGCGCAGGTTATAACCTCGAAGTGGGTCCAGTGATGCTAAATGCCGGGGCAAAAGCCATCTACCTGGGGCCGAAAAAAGGCGATAACGGCGTCGCATTCCCAATCGGTGGCGGCGTTAGCGTAGCACTGACCGACAGCATTAATGTGTTTGGTGAAGGCTATGTTGCACCGAATGGTCTGAACAACAGCGTGAAGAACTACGTGGAAGCCAACGGCGGCGTAAGCTGGACGCCAATCAAACCGGTTACGCTGAAAGTGGGTTACCGCCACGTAAGCGTTGATGGCAAAGACGGTCGCCCAGGCCACACGCTGGTTGACGGCGCCTATGTCGGTGGCGGCGTGAGCTTCTAA
- the yjiA gene encoding GTPase translates to MTPIAVTLLTGFLGAGKTTLLRHILNEQHGFKIAVIENEFGEVSVDDQLIGDRATQIKTLTNGCICCTRSNELEDALLDLLDNRDNGTIHFDRLVIECTGMADPGPIIQTFFSHEILCERYLLDGVIALVDAVHADDQMNQFTIAQSQVGYADRILLTKTDVASDTEKLRERLTRINARAPIYTVIHGDIDLSQLFNTNGFMLEENVTSKPRFHFMADKQNDVSSIVVELGYPVDISDVSRVMENLLLDFADKLLRYKGMLWIDGEPNRLLFQGVQRLYSADWDRPWGDETPHSTMVFIGLALPEEEIRAAFASLKK, encoded by the coding sequence ATGACCCCGATTGCAGTTACCTTACTGACCGGTTTCCTCGGCGCGGGAAAAACCACCCTCCTGCGCCATATTCTTAACGAACAGCACGGCTTCAAAATTGCCGTGATTGAAAACGAGTTCGGCGAAGTTTCCGTTGACGATCAGCTGATTGGTGACCGAGCCACCCAGATAAAAACCCTGACCAACGGCTGCATCTGCTGCACCCGCTCTAATGAGCTCGAAGACGCACTGCTCGACCTGCTCGACAACCGTGATAACGGCACCATACACTTCGACCGCCTGGTGATTGAATGCACCGGCATGGCCGACCCCGGCCCGATCATCCAGACCTTTTTCTCCCACGAGATACTGTGTGAACGCTATCTGCTGGACGGCGTGATTGCGCTGGTTGACGCGGTACACGCCGACGACCAGATGAACCAGTTCACCATTGCCCAGTCGCAGGTGGGCTACGCCGACCGCATTCTGTTGACCAAAACCGACGTGGCTAGCGACACAGAAAAACTGCGCGAACGTCTAACACGCATCAACGCCCGCGCGCCGATTTACACGGTTATCCACGGCGATATCGACCTCTCTCAGCTATTTAACACCAACGGTTTTATGCTGGAAGAGAACGTCACCTCGAAACCTCGCTTCCACTTTATGGCCGACAAACAAAACGACGTGTCGTCCATTGTGGTCGAGCTGGGTTACCCGGTGGATATCAGCGACGTGTCTCGTGTGATGGAAAACTTACTGCTGGATTTCGCCGACAAACTGCTGCGCTACAAAGGGATGCTGTGGATTGACGGTGAGCCGAATCGCCTGCTGTTTCAGGGCGTCCAGCGACTGTATAGCGCGGATTGGGATAGGCCCTGGGGCGATGAAACGCCGCACAGCACGATGGTCTTTATTGGTTTGGCCCTGCCGGAAGAGGAAATTCGCGCGGCATTTGCCAGCCTGAAAAAATAA
- a CDS encoding NAD-dependent succinate-semialdehyde dehydrogenase: MAYQTVNPATNQLIKEYPGHTDADVEAALKAADALYHSDWAKGDIDQRLPVLHKLADLIDSRVEELAKIASQEMGKLIEQSRGEVKLCAQIARYYADNAKQFLAPVKYKSELGEAWVEHHPIGVLMAVEPWNFPYYQLMRVLAPNLAAGNPVLAKHASIVPHCAETFAHLVREAGAPEGAWANLYISQDQVANIIADKRVQGAALTGSEKAGSVVAAQAAKHIKKSTLELGGNDVFVVLDDADLEKAVKIGVNARLNNAGQVCTAAKRFVLHEKIAEAFLSKFTEAFKQVKIGDPLDASTTLGPLSSKDALETLTKQVNEAVKNGAKLHLGGKPVSRDGSFFEPTILTHITRDNPAYFEEFFGPVAQIYVVKDDDEAVALANDSHYGLGGAVFSQDIERAKKMASRIETGMVYINWLTDTAAELPFGGVKRSGYGRELSDLGIKEFVNQKLVVVHK, from the coding sequence ATGGCTTACCAGACAGTTAATCCTGCCACTAACCAGCTTATCAAAGAATACCCAGGCCACACCGACGCTGATGTGGAAGCTGCGCTCAAGGCGGCCGATGCACTTTACCACTCCGACTGGGCCAAGGGGGATATTGACCAGCGTCTGCCGGTGCTGCATAAACTGGCCGATCTGATCGACTCGCGCGTCGAGGAGCTAGCCAAAATCGCCAGTCAGGAGATGGGTAAACTTATCGAACAAAGCCGTGGTGAGGTTAAGCTATGCGCGCAGATCGCCCGCTATTACGCCGATAACGCGAAACAATTCCTGGCGCCAGTGAAGTACAAATCTGAACTTGGCGAGGCATGGGTTGAGCATCACCCGATTGGCGTGCTGATGGCCGTTGAGCCGTGGAACTTCCCGTATTACCAGCTAATGCGTGTGCTGGCACCGAATCTGGCAGCCGGTAACCCGGTTCTCGCTAAACATGCCAGCATTGTGCCGCACTGTGCGGAGACCTTTGCACATCTGGTTCGTGAGGCAGGCGCGCCAGAAGGGGCGTGGGCCAATCTGTATATTTCTCAGGATCAGGTAGCCAATATTATTGCTGACAAACGCGTTCAGGGTGCGGCGCTGACCGGTTCGGAAAAAGCGGGTAGCGTAGTGGCGGCGCAAGCGGCGAAGCACATCAAAAAATCGACCCTGGAACTGGGTGGGAACGATGTATTCGTGGTGCTGGATGATGCCGATCTTGAAAAAGCGGTGAAAATTGGCGTAAATGCGCGACTAAACAATGCCGGTCAGGTGTGTACGGCGGCAAAACGTTTTGTCCTGCATGAGAAAATTGCCGAAGCTTTCCTCAGCAAATTTACCGAGGCGTTTAAACAGGTGAAGATTGGCGATCCGCTGGATGCAAGCACCACGCTTGGCCCGCTGTCATCAAAAGACGCGCTGGAGACGCTGACCAAACAGGTCAACGAGGCCGTGAAAAATGGCGCGAAGCTGCACCTGGGCGGCAAACCCGTTTCGCGGGACGGGAGCTTCTTCGAGCCCACCATCCTGACGCATATCACCCGTGATAATCCGGCGTACTTTGAGGAGTTCTTTGGCCCGGTAGCGCAGATTTACGTGGTGAAAGACGACGACGAAGCGGTCGCGCTGGCGAACGATTCCCACTATGGGCTGGGCGGCGCGGTCTTTAGTCAGGATATTGAGCGAGCGAAAAAAATGGCGTCGCGTATTGAGACCGGGATGGTATACATCAACTGGCTCACCGATACCGCCGCCGAGCTGCCGTTTGGGGGCGTTAAGCGTTCCGGTTACGGGCGTGAGCTGTCGGATCTGGGGATTAAAGAGTTTGTGAACCAGAAGCTGGTGGTGGTACATAAATAG
- a CDS encoding YbdD/YjiX family protein, producing the protein MFGNLGQAKKYLGQAAKMLIGIPDYDNYVLHMQTNHPDKPYMTYEEFFRERQQARYGGDGKGGIRCC; encoded by the coding sequence ATGTTTGGTAACTTAGGACAGGCAAAAAAATATCTCGGTCAGGCAGCGAAAATGCTGATTGGCATTCCGGATTACGATAACTACGTCCTGCATATGCAGACCAACCATCCGGATAAGCCGTACATGACCTATGAAGAGTTCTTCCGCGAACGCCAGCAGGCACGTTATGGCGGCGATGGAAAAGGCGGCATTCGCTGCTGCTAA